The Sediminispirochaeta smaragdinae DSM 11293 genome has a segment encoding these proteins:
- a CDS encoding motility associated factor glycosyltransferase family protein, with the protein MSKSTILERNMFAFSSVAPKLSIALGTATSTPNLSFIRSKRGAKVPLLFHEGAQLPLHSKVDPIREGERFYEYQPAGGFLLFLGFAGGYHITPYLRRDDISGILIIEESLSFLKSIASEFDLKELILDPRVQWLVEPDKAEVEQTLLESYLPAVSGDLRVLPLRSRTKTAKPFFDTVASVVAGTIESLSEDYSVQSYFGKRWFTNSVRNLDAAGHAITTIPPIRKAHITGAGPSLEKAIPLLKQRGRDDTLIATDTSLPALLQEDIHPDLVISIDCQHITYHHFLKGFPREIPLVLDLASPIFLSRLSDRPFFFTSGHPFSQYLNAHWRRFPVIDTSGGNVSHAAVSLANSLGAEEIHIYGADFSYPEGKSYARGTYLYPFFHSQSERILPAEHQFIEFIFRNETLTKEYVGKKIRYTTRPMVSYRNRLALLSGKIGSKLIHHAGEGLPIDIPSSVRHRRENNIVGTFFSAGKSNGSWNDFLREYRDRVATLPKADVSFTAHMAHLSLSQRELSFTLFPACAAIRKEEPQSRTTLPGARILNKAKAWTIEVIDSYLP; encoded by the coding sequence ATGTCAAAAAGCACCATCCTTGAACGAAATATGTTTGCTTTCAGCTCCGTTGCTCCCAAACTTTCCATCGCACTTGGGACGGCGACCTCTACGCCGAACCTTAGCTTCATACGATCAAAGAGAGGTGCCAAGGTTCCCCTTTTGTTTCATGAAGGGGCACAGCTTCCCCTTCATTCCAAAGTCGATCCCATTCGGGAGGGTGAACGCTTTTACGAATATCAGCCAGCGGGCGGATTCCTGCTTTTCCTCGGATTTGCAGGAGGGTATCATATTACTCCGTACCTCCGCAGGGACGATATTTCGGGAATTCTTATCATAGAAGAAAGCCTTTCATTTCTAAAATCGATTGCTTCGGAATTTGATTTGAAGGAACTCATCCTCGACCCTCGGGTACAGTGGTTGGTGGAGCCTGACAAGGCCGAGGTGGAACAAACACTTCTGGAATCCTATCTTCCAGCCGTCTCCGGAGACCTTCGAGTGCTCCCCCTCCGTAGCAGAACAAAAACGGCAAAACCCTTCTTCGACACGGTTGCTTCTGTAGTCGCAGGAACGATAGAATCACTTTCTGAAGATTACTCGGTCCAATCCTACTTTGGTAAGCGATGGTTTACCAACTCGGTACGGAATCTTGATGCGGCAGGTCATGCAATCACGACAATCCCGCCGATACGGAAAGCCCACATAACGGGGGCCGGGCCCAGCCTTGAAAAGGCGATTCCCCTGTTAAAGCAGAGAGGCCGCGATGATACATTAATCGCCACAGACACCTCGCTACCAGCGCTCCTTCAGGAGGATATCCATCCCGATCTCGTCATTTCCATCGATTGCCAGCATATCACCTATCATCATTTTCTTAAGGGCTTTCCAAGAGAAATTCCTCTTGTACTTGATCTCGCCTCACCCATTTTTCTCTCAAGGCTTTCTGATCGACCCTTCTTTTTTACAAGCGGTCATCCCTTTAGCCAGTATCTCAACGCCCATTGGCGTCGTTTCCCCGTCATCGATACATCGGGGGGAAATGTAAGCCATGCAGCAGTCTCTCTGGCAAACAGCCTCGGTGCCGAAGAGATCCATATCTACGGAGCCGATTTTTCTTACCCGGAGGGAAAAAGCTATGCCAGGGGCACCTACCTCTATCCTTTCTTCCACTCGCAATCGGAAAGGATCCTTCCTGCCGAACATCAATTTATCGAATTTATTTTTCGTAACGAAACGTTGACAAAAGAATATGTGGGTAAAAAAATCAGATATACCACCAGACCTATGGTGAGTTATCGCAACCGTCTGGCCTTACTTTCCGGTAAAATAGGAAGTAAACTGATCCATCACGCAGGAGAGGGCTTGCCGATCGATATCCCATCCTCTGTCAGGCATCGCCGGGAAAACAACATTGTTGGAACCTTTTTTTCAGCAGGAAAGAGCAATGGTTCATGGAACGATTTTCTTCGTGAGTATCGTGACCGTGTCGCGACCCTTCCAAAGGCCGATGTATCATTTACCGCACATATGGCGCATCTTTCACTCTCACAGAGAGAGCTGAGCTTCACCCTTTTCCCTGCATGTGCCGCTATTCGAAAAGAAGAACCGCAAAGCAGAACGACTCTTCCTGGTGCAAGAATCCTCAACAAAGCAAAAGCATGGACAATCGAGGTTATAGACTCCTACCTTCCATAG
- a CDS encoding midas domain-containing protein yields MASDQKNNFDNIDDELELEQYGVWVKTAPEEIPLEESEDENFELEDLDIPQETSLSNISEEEEALLGDLDKERDEKERGTSDNISSDEEVFDLDLDFDETLDADEEIFTNAIDDLNDDTFTIDSASSSNEAIDSDIEDIDLDQLDMEAEAILSDSEETMPQQSDEEDLNLIDEDFETEIEEMNIGELDQKDYGEELPELEEIEIPTSDAKEEDESIDDLTEFDDISAFEDDFGIDLKGEKEAPLAEGAVLSKIEQELLSIKDELTSLRKELSVLRKKEHEEVDQPSPSETQDEETPAKAEKDEVAGFFEDDEDETIALTGDELDNILNTADVTEEMGPSEALEEESSDLSASEDSSESPEELSVEELPEEINLEEIETEAEEETSEAEIELPEAEPETEASEADDSETELDQFDDLPEIEELDLSDFETSEEELDLGDLESDIDDLTDFDLPEPEEPLEPEEPVESEVELESEIELESLESEVAPEEFLEEIEEPLEEAAVPTEVPELEPLDLEAEIEPLQEDAVEEESSDLSPSEDSSESPEELSVEELPEEINLEEIETEAEEETSETEIEIPEAEPETEASEADESETELDQFDDLPEIEELDLSDFETSEEELDLGDLESDIDDLTDFDLPEPEEPLETEVELEPEIELESLESEVAPEEFLEEIEEPLEEAEVATEVPELELDPLDLEAEIEPLQEETFEEESSDLSPSEDSSESPEVLPVEELPEEINLEEIEAEAEEETSEAEIELPEAEPETEASEADESETELDQFDDLPEIEELDLSDFETSEEELDLGDLESDIDDLTDFDLPEPEEPLEPEVELEPEIELESLESEVAPEEFLEEIEEPLEEAEVPTEVPELEPLDLEAEIEPLQEDAVEEESSDLSPSEDSSESPEELSVEELPEEINLEEIETEVPETEELLIDQDDILPMEEQEEEGEEPIAAEPSETVPIDIELPEMQESGEVDEMSSQLKEEIKSVLSYMDHLLESLPEEKIEEFANSEHFEVYKRLFNELGLNA; encoded by the coding sequence ATGGCAAGCGATCAAAAAAACAATTTTGATAACATCGACGACGAACTCGAACTTGAGCAGTACGGTGTTTGGGTAAAGACAGCCCCGGAAGAAATCCCTCTGGAAGAATCGGAAGACGAAAACTTCGAGCTTGAAGACCTCGACATCCCTCAGGAAACTTCCCTATCAAATATCTCGGAAGAGGAAGAGGCGCTTTTAGGCGATCTTGATAAGGAACGAGATGAGAAAGAAAGAGGGACAAGCGACAACATATCATCCGATGAAGAGGTCTTCGACCTTGATCTTGACTTCGATGAGACGCTTGATGCCGATGAAGAAATTTTCACCAATGCAATAGATGATTTGAATGACGATACCTTTACGATCGATTCAGCATCATCTTCAAATGAGGCAATTGATAGCGATATTGAAGATATCGATCTCGATCAGCTTGATATGGAAGCCGAAGCAATTCTTTCGGACTCAGAAGAGACAATGCCTCAGCAATCTGATGAGGAGGACCTCAATCTCATCGATGAGGACTTTGAGACCGAAATCGAAGAAATGAACATTGGCGAATTGGATCAGAAAGATTATGGAGAAGAACTTCCAGAACTTGAGGAGATAGAAATACCCACCTCCGATGCAAAAGAAGAAGATGAAAGTATCGATGATCTCACCGAATTTGATGATATAAGCGCCTTTGAAGATGATTTCGGGATAGACCTAAAAGGGGAAAAAGAGGCACCTCTTGCGGAAGGTGCAGTTCTCTCCAAAATAGAACAAGAACTACTCAGTATCAAAGATGAACTTACGAGCCTCCGAAAAGAACTTTCGGTTCTTCGCAAGAAAGAACACGAAGAGGTCGACCAGCCCTCTCCTTCTGAAACGCAAGATGAGGAGACTCCGGCGAAGGCAGAAAAAGATGAGGTCGCTGGGTTCTTTGAGGATGATGAAGACGAAACCATAGCCCTCACCGGTGATGAACTGGATAATATCCTCAACACCGCCGATGTAACCGAAGAAATGGGCCCCTCCGAAGCTCTTGAAGAAGAGTCATCCGATCTTTCCGCCTCTGAAGATTCAAGCGAATCCCCAGAGGAACTGTCTGTCGAGGAGCTTCCCGAAGAGATAAACCTGGAAGAGATTGAGACTGAAGCTGAGGAAGAAACTTCAGAAGCCGAAATCGAACTTCCGGAAGCAGAGCCCGAAACCGAAGCTTCCGAGGCCGATGATAGCGAGACTGAACTCGATCAGTTCGACGATCTTCCCGAGATCGAAGAGCTCGACCTCAGCGACTTTGAAACCTCCGAAGAGGAACTTGATCTCGGGGACCTGGAAAGCGACATCGACGACTTGACCGACTTCGACCTTCCGGAACCCGAAGAACCGCTTGAACCCGAAGAACCGGTCGAATCTGAAGTTGAACTTGAGTCAGAGATCGAACTTGAATCCCTTGAGTCCGAAGTTGCACCGGAAGAATTTCTTGAAGAGATAGAAGAACCACTTGAAGAGGCAGCGGTCCCTACAGAGGTTCCCGAACTGGAACCTCTCGACCTTGAAGCGGAAATAGAACCCTTGCAGGAAGATGCGGTCGAAGAAGAGTCATCCGATCTTTCTCCCTCTGAAGATTCAAGCGAATCCCCAGAGGAACTGTCTGTCGAAGAGCTGCCCGAAGAGATAAACCTGGAAGAGATTGAGACTGAAGCTGAGGAGGAAACCTCAGAAACTGAGATCGAAATTCCGGAAGCAGAGCCCGAAACCGAAGCTTCCGAGGCCGATGAGAGCGAGACTGAACTCGATCAGTTCGACGATCTTCCCGAGATCGAAGAGCTCGACCTCAGCGACTTTGAAACCTCCGAAGAGGAACTTGATCTCGGGGACCTGGAAAGCGACATCGACGACTTGACCGACTTCGACCTTCCGGAACCCGAAGAACCGCTTGAAACCGAAGTTGAGCTTGAGCCGGAGATCGAACTTGAATCCCTTGAGTCCGAAGTTGCACCGGAAGAATTTCTTGAAGAGATAGAAGAGCCGCTTGAAGAGGCAGAGGTCGCTACAGAGGTTCCCGAACTCGAACTGGACCCCCTCGACCTTGAAGCGGAAATCGAACCCCTGCAGGAAGAAACGTTCGAAGAAGAGTCATCCGATCTTTCTCCCTCTGAAGATTCAAGCGAATCCCCAGAGGTACTGCCTGTCGAGGAGCTGCCCGAAGAGATAAACCTGGAAGAGATTGAAGCTGAAGCTGAGGAGGAAACCTCAGAAGCCGAGATCGAACTTCCGGAAGCAGAGCCCGAAACCGAAGCTTCCGAGGCCGATGAGAGCGAGACTGAACTCGATCAGTTCGACGATCTTCCCGAGATCGAAGAGCTCGACCTCAGCGACTTTGAAACCTCTGAAGAGGAACTTGATCTCGGGGACCTGGAAAGCGACATCGACGACTTGACCGACTTCGACCTTCCGGAACCCGAAGAACCGCTTGAACCCGAAGTTGAACTTGAGCCGGAGATCGAACTTGAATCCCTTGAGTCCGAAGTTGCACCGGAAGAATTTCTTGAAGAGATAGAAGAGCCGCTTGAAGAGGCAGAGGTCCCTACAGAGGTTCCCGAACTGGAACCTCTCGACCTTGAAGCGGAAATAGAACCCTTGCAGGAAGATGCGGTCGAAGAAGAGTCATCCGATCTTTCTCCCTCTGAAGATTCAAGCGAATCCCCAGAGGAACTGTCTGTCGAAGAGCTGCCCGAAGAGATAAACCTGGAAGAGATTGAGACTGAAGTCCCTGAAACTGAAGAACTTCTTATCGACCAGGATGATATTCTTCCTATGGAAGAGCAGGAAGAAGAAGGAGAAGAACCGATTGCTGCAGAGCCGTCGGAAACTGTACCCATCGATATCGAGTTGCCGGAGATGCAGGAGTCTGGAGAGGTCGACGAGATGTCCTCTCAACTAAAAGAAGAGATAAAATCGGTACTTAGTTACATGGATCACCTTCTTGAGAGTCTTCCGGAAGAAAAGATTGAGGAGTTTGCAAACTCCGAACATTTTGAGGTATATAAACGGCTCTTCAACGAGCTCGGCTTAAACGCATGA
- a CDS encoding L-threonylcarbamoyladenylate synthase: MTRRISKDDPNLLDVLTEVLFRGEPVIMPCDTMYGIVGIVPASEKKIRALKDRLETNPFLQLINFSLLPRVVRGKVPARLMRYWPGALTLILDAVEGGTVGVRIPDDELLQRCIERVGMPLYSTSVNKSGQPNINAIEEIVALFGSRVELIVDAGIMGQGQASTIINARSEPYVLLRQGAVCVDGIKNQTT; this comes from the coding sequence ATGACGCGGCGGATATCGAAGGATGATCCCAATCTTTTAGATGTCCTGACCGAGGTCCTGTTTCGAGGTGAACCGGTCATCATGCCCTGCGATACTATGTATGGTATTGTCGGAATAGTACCCGCAAGTGAAAAAAAGATCAGAGCTTTAAAGGACCGGTTGGAGACAAATCCCTTTTTACAGCTGATAAACTTTTCTCTGCTTCCCCGTGTGGTTCGAGGGAAGGTTCCAGCGCGATTAATGCGATATTGGCCGGGAGCCCTGACCCTTATCCTCGATGCCGTTGAGGGCGGTACGGTAGGGGTACGAATACCGGATGACGAGCTTCTTCAACGTTGCATCGAAAGGGTTGGTATGCCATTATACTCAACAAGTGTAAACAAAAGTGGACAACCTAATATTAATGCTATTGAAGAAATTGTGGCATTATTTGGGAGTCGGGTAGAGTTGATTGTCGATGCAGGAATCATGGGGCAAGGACAGGCCTCTACTATAATTAATGCAAGAAGTGAGCCCTATGTTCTTCTAAGACAGGGGGCGGTGTGTGTAGATGGTATAAAAAACCAGACAACCTAA
- a CDS encoding GGDEF domain-containing protein, with product MKKSTARTTIGIAVFVLIFLLAWFVISLTLTIHKSKSGSARHFATLSGKAFSMLATDTISGKEISTNLRPLAEGNSSLQLLYVTKDDGAVEYLYARTAAFLSSIPRSSTLNRSDISFRPASLPSVTYQERSPIREKKLTATAYYALIDPNQLFLIFRSLFIATLVFAVLLIILLGTQKLSNEEVDVVGRKNGSKPQILSKERHTEETETKDAVPDTNETGVSLYSPRSGLCWEDFLTDRLTNELKRSASFEQELSLAIVDCGPVETEAYRHLADEFSRIFPMRDMTFEFGVTSFALILPNTPLLGALDQLKVFLDKIENEKRVSLFAGLSSRSGRLIEGELLIKEASVALKRAKSDMESNIIGFRPDPGKFREYLAKKGSVPNSGDS from the coding sequence ATGAAAAAGAGCACGGCGCGTACAACAATCGGAATTGCTGTCTTTGTCCTCATCTTCCTTCTTGCATGGTTTGTTATCTCTCTGACACTTACCATCCATAAGAGTAAGAGCGGTTCCGCCCGGCATTTTGCAACCCTAAGCGGGAAAGCTTTCTCAATGCTTGCTACTGATACCATTTCAGGAAAAGAAATTTCCACCAATCTTCGTCCACTTGCAGAGGGAAATAGCTCCCTCCAGTTGCTCTATGTAACGAAAGACGATGGGGCCGTTGAGTATCTTTATGCCAGAACGGCTGCCTTTCTTTCAAGTATTCCACGCAGTTCAACGCTTAATCGCAGTGATATTTCTTTCAGACCCGCCTCTTTACCGTCCGTTACCTATCAAGAACGTTCGCCAATTCGGGAAAAGAAGCTTACCGCTACGGCCTACTATGCACTCATTGATCCGAATCAGTTGTTTTTGATTTTCCGATCCCTCTTTATCGCCACTTTGGTCTTTGCCGTGCTATTGATAATCCTCCTCGGGACCCAGAAATTATCGAATGAAGAGGTCGATGTGGTCGGGCGGAAAAATGGCTCTAAACCCCAGATACTATCGAAAGAAAGGCATACTGAAGAAACAGAAACAAAGGATGCAGTGCCTGACACCAATGAAACGGGCGTATCTCTCTATTCTCCACGGAGCGGACTCTGCTGGGAGGATTTTCTAACCGACCGTTTAACAAATGAACTCAAACGTTCGGCAAGTTTTGAGCAAGAGTTGAGTCTGGCCATTGTTGATTGCGGTCCCGTAGAAACCGAAGCATATCGTCACCTTGCCGATGAATTTTCGAGGATTTTCCCGATGCGTGACATGACCTTTGAATTTGGCGTTACAAGTTTTGCCCTTATCCTTCCAAATACCCCGTTGCTCGGGGCCCTCGACCAATTGAAAGTTTTTCTTGATAAGATAGAAAATGAAAAGAGGGTTTCGCTTTTTGCCGGTCTCAGTAGTCGTAGCGGACGGCTGATAGAAGGAGAGTTGCTTATCAAAGAAGCGTCCGTCGCCTTGAAGCGTGCCAAGAGTGATATGGAAAGTAACATTATCGGTTTTCGTCCGGATCCCGGTAAGTTCAGAGAATATCTGGCTAAAAAGGGCAGTGTTCCGAATTCCGGTGATTCTTAG
- a CDS encoding septum formation initiator family protein — MKRVWSFLLGVYVAGMAYGGLTLIWGPKGYLQYQHLLAYKVKLEANVNQLEDYHSDLALHAKSLASDRKAVMLAARELGYYQADEGRIVLENGYKPTSSGSFAVGAFIKPYESEKSPIFVLKLVAIFMGAIATLVTWNLFTSEGKKR; from the coding sequence ATGAAGCGTGTATGGTCGTTTTTACTTGGCGTATATGTGGCTGGGATGGCCTATGGTGGCTTGACTCTTATTTGGGGGCCAAAGGGGTATCTACAGTATCAGCATTTGCTTGCATATAAGGTTAAGTTGGAAGCAAATGTGAACCAGCTTGAGGATTATCATAGTGATTTGGCTCTACATGCAAAATCACTTGCATCTGATAGAAAGGCGGTAATGCTTGCAGCCAGAGAGTTGGGGTATTATCAGGCTGATGAAGGACGGATTGTGCTTGAAAATGGATATAAACCGACCTCGTCTGGTAGCTTTGCGGTAGGAGCCTTTATCAAGCCCTACGAGAGTGAAAAATCTCCCATTTTTGTTCTTAAGCTTGTTGCTATTTTTATGGGAGCCATTGCCACATTGGTGACTTGGAATCTTTTTACTTCGGAAGGGAAAAAAAGATGA
- a CDS encoding ribonuclease Z, whose protein sequence is MNLECFVLGTGGMMPLPGRHLTSALLRRDGDLFLFDCGEGTQVSLRKLNLRWKKISAIFISHTHADHVTGLPGIMMLSSQVDREEPLTIIGPPKIKEYVETARSVLDMYINYEVIIKEINAPCEVYRGEGYAVRAFPLLHSKPCVGYVLEEDTRPGIFHPERAAELGVPRGPLWSRLQQGGVVQASDGTSVFPEQVMGDKRSGRKFAYVTDTKYIPEIASHVSDSDLLICEGMFLSDLEESAAEKKHLTAKQAATIAKDAGGIKKMGLIHYSPRYTMRDLRTLLKEAKTIFPETFLTEDQQQIEIPYDD, encoded by the coding sequence ATGAATCTTGAATGTTTTGTACTCGGAACGGGAGGCATGATGCCGCTTCCCGGTCGGCATCTCACCTCGGCATTATTGAGGCGGGATGGCGACCTTTTTCTTTTTGACTGCGGTGAAGGTACCCAGGTCTCTTTGCGAAAACTTAATCTCCGTTGGAAGAAGATTTCGGCGATTTTTATAAGTCATACACATGCCGATCATGTGACCGGATTACCCGGAATCATGATGCTTTCGAGCCAAGTTGATAGAGAAGAACCTCTTACCATCATCGGTCCGCCTAAAATCAAGGAGTATGTTGAAACGGCGAGAAGTGTTCTCGATATGTATATTAATTACGAAGTCATCATAAAGGAGATTAACGCTCCCTGTGAGGTATACCGCGGGGAAGGGTATGCGGTTCGGGCCTTTCCTCTCCTCCATTCCAAGCCCTGTGTCGGTTATGTCTTGGAAGAGGATACCAGACCAGGAATTTTCCATCCTGAGAGGGCTGCTGAACTTGGGGTTCCCAGGGGCCCTCTATGGTCGCGTTTGCAGCAGGGAGGGGTTGTCCAGGCAAGCGACGGCACTTCCGTTTTCCCTGAACAGGTAATGGGAGATAAGCGTTCCGGCCGGAAGTTTGCGTATGTGACGGATACCAAGTACATCCCCGAGATTGCCTCTCATGTTTCCGATTCCGATCTTCTTATCTGTGAGGGGATGTTTCTTAGCGACCTTGAGGAGAGCGCTGCTGAGAAAAAACATCTTACGGCAAAGCAGGCTGCTACGATTGCCAAGGATGCAGGCGGTATTAAAAAAATGGGACTTATCCATTATAGCCCGCGCTATACGATGCGAGATTTGCGTACATTACTCAAAGAGGCGAAGACGATTTTCCCGGAAACATTTCTTACAGAAGATCAACAGCAAATAGAAATACCCTATGATGATTAG
- a CDS encoding motility associated factor glycosyltransferase family protein, producing the protein MNQSALRLFRSKNGALTAQIENYLIHSKYDPLREAYQFAERLAPCSLFSWIIIIGDLFAYLATAIHEKFPQAHIISLSPERGLVQSSFSLDEMIQKGVYRWEDKNLATLQLFLDDCIPDHAVQDLRVLHWNPVLRAYPGWSKEVIRVITERADLLSANYTTSRVFARRWLKNGLAHLAFDYMQGPLHMITSIHGPTIVAASGPGLSEFFPLLARYRDFYFLCALPSSLKALHEAGLSPDLIMHADAGYWATLHLHNLSHLHEEKQKPILFSSLTSAPFHQRQEKNERYVHGMFIEEDSPFAIESPSLIHLPARGTVAANAFDLLNQIATGPIFFAGLDLAASDLRFHVKPHTFDSRITSGTYRYEPELHRRFIRSLEQGFSGSGLRKSSNALSLYARFFSNRTDVKGISRITSSCSISLPGDKEITFLERFLAHEVSGQRSIVYKTKTIDLDIIRTTVLNNFQNRLNTMKQLQDQELRTLLSLAPSKRSIEEHRLINLFTMIDCDLHDVSKARIRKAIEPIEEMIEHVKKHHP; encoded by the coding sequence ATGAATCAGAGTGCCCTTCGGCTTTTTCGTTCCAAAAATGGTGCGTTAACGGCTCAAATCGAGAACTATTTGATCCACTCAAAATATGATCCCCTCCGCGAAGCTTACCAGTTTGCCGAACGGCTCGCTCCGTGTTCTCTTTTTTCCTGGATAATCATTATTGGCGATCTTTTTGCTTACCTCGCTACTGCGATACATGAGAAATTTCCGCAAGCGCATATCATTTCTCTTTCACCGGAACGAGGATTAGTTCAGTCAAGCTTTTCTCTCGATGAGATGATACAAAAAGGAGTGTATCGGTGGGAGGATAAAAATCTTGCCACGCTACAGTTGTTTCTTGACGATTGTATTCCCGATCATGCTGTCCAAGATTTACGCGTTCTTCACTGGAATCCGGTACTCAGAGCCTATCCAGGGTGGAGTAAGGAAGTCATTCGAGTCATAACAGAGCGAGCGGATCTTCTTTCGGCAAATTATACTACCAGTCGTGTTTTTGCTCGTCGATGGCTAAAAAACGGCCTTGCCCACTTAGCCTTCGACTATATGCAAGGGCCCTTACACATGATAACCTCGATACATGGTCCAACGATTGTGGCTGCATCGGGGCCCGGTTTGTCGGAATTTTTTCCCTTGCTCGCCCGGTATAGGGATTTTTACTTTCTTTGTGCACTTCCTTCAAGTCTGAAAGCACTTCATGAAGCAGGCCTTTCTCCAGATCTTATTATGCATGCCGATGCTGGGTACTGGGCCACGCTTCATCTTCATAACCTATCCCACTTGCATGAAGAAAAGCAAAAACCGATTCTTTTCTCTTCTTTGACATCAGCCCCTTTTCATCAGAGACAGGAAAAAAACGAGAGATATGTACATGGGATGTTTATCGAAGAAGATTCCCCTTTTGCCATCGAAAGTCCATCGCTCATTCACCTGCCTGCCCGTGGAACCGTTGCTGCAAATGCCTTTGATCTTCTGAATCAGATTGCTACAGGACCCATCTTTTTTGCCGGCCTGGACCTTGCCGCATCTGATCTCCGTTTTCATGTCAAGCCGCACACCTTTGATTCACGTATCACCTCGGGAACCTATCGCTACGAACCTGAACTGCACAGGCGATTCATCCGTTCGCTTGAACAGGGATTTTCAGGATCCGGCCTAAGAAAAAGTTCAAACGCTCTTTCCCTCTATGCTCGTTTTTTTTCCAATCGAACAGACGTCAAGGGCATCAGCCGGATTACATCATCCTGCTCAATTTCCCTTCCGGGAGATAAAGAGATTACGTTTCTGGAGCGGTTCCTCGCACATGAAGTATCCGGCCAGCGCAGTATTGTGTATAAAACCAAGACCATTGATTTAGATATTATCAGAACAACAGTTTTGAACAATTTTCAAAATAGACTCAATACGATGAAACAGCTTCAGGATCAAGAACTCCGTACACTCCTTTCCTTAGCACCGAGCAAGCGAAGTATTGAAGAACACCGACTTATCAACCTTTTTACCATGATCGACTGTGATCTGCATGATGTCTCAAAAGCGCGTATCAGAAAAGCAATAGAGCCTATCGAGGAGATGATCGAACATGTCAAAAAGCACCATCCTTGA
- the amrB gene encoding AmmeMemoRadiSam system protein B: protein MKGKKVRKRGLPVGWYPDVEREVLKRITDWEATDTESHLDKAFASIIPHAGWTFSGALAWKGIRLLNEDAESVIVVGGHLFAGSGILMALEDAFDTPLGLIPADIGFRDLLLEELSGKVSVREDTETDNSVEIHLPLIKYHFPKAKLIWLRVGSGDESLVLGECAARLAMDEGGATVMIGSTDLTHYGPDYHFMPAGTGGEAYRWVEANDAEMIETMVRMEESEVLRRGKEDRSACSSGAAAAVIRFARMIGAMKSERLAYYNSYKLYRAPSFVGYGSVAYGR, encoded by the coding sequence ATGAAGGGGAAAAAAGTACGTAAACGAGGCTTGCCGGTAGGATGGTATCCTGATGTGGAACGTGAAGTGCTCAAACGTATCACGGATTGGGAAGCGACTGATACCGAGTCACACCTTGATAAGGCATTTGCTTCTATTATACCTCATGCCGGGTGGACATTTTCCGGAGCTCTTGCCTGGAAAGGCATACGTTTATTGAACGAGGATGCTGAGTCCGTTATTGTTGTTGGTGGGCATCTTTTCGCTGGATCTGGGATCTTGATGGCCCTTGAAGATGCGTTTGATACACCTCTCGGCCTTATCCCGGCAGATATCGGTTTCCGTGATCTTCTGCTCGAGGAGCTTTCGGGAAAGGTATCTGTTCGTGAAGATACAGAGACCGATAACAGTGTTGAGATTCACTTACCGTTGATAAAGTATCATTTCCCTAAGGCTAAGCTGATTTGGTTGCGAGTAGGTTCGGGTGATGAGTCCCTCGTTTTGGGGGAGTGTGCGGCTCGGCTTGCGATGGATGAGGGGGGGGCAACCGTTATGATCGGCTCTACCGATTTGACACATTACGGTCCCGACTATCATTTTATGCCTGCCGGAACAGGAGGAGAGGCCTATCGGTGGGTAGAAGCCAATGATGCCGAAATGATAGAAACAATGGTAAGAATGGAAGAGAGCGAGGTCCTTAGGCGGGGGAAAGAGGATCGTTCTGCCTGCTCCTCAGGTGCCGCTGCAGCCGTGATTCGATTTGCTCGTATGATCGGAGCGATGAAAAGTGAGAGGCTTGCCTACTATAATTCATATAAGCTCTACCGTGCCCCCTCCTTCGTCGGATATGGTTCCGTTGCCTATGGAAGGTAG